The following are encoded together in the Vespa velutina chromosome 3, iVesVel2.1, whole genome shotgun sequence genome:
- the LOC124947426 gene encoding uncharacterized aarF domain-containing protein kinase 5 isoform X3, with protein MLRYNLLSITKQVNYSSKKKVIKYTSTGLLLLGTSYTLFHPNKRRSLQSKIASLTRFGRSLIIGLTVSLDYWVAPLMGYTESEIHQRSAHRIVQGCLQNGGIYIKLGQGLAAVNHILPKEYVNSLEILQDKCLTRDENELQEIFLQEFGKSPKEVFHKIDEHPIAAASLAQVYKAETMDGKSVAVKVQYIDLKDRFYSDMRTLNYLLKIITIMHPKFNLHWVVDELFETLSQELDFEIEGKNSEKCAKDLKQHDYVHIPKVYWDLSTKRILTTEWIDGIKINNVKELKNKGLNMYDIDTKLITLMAEQIFHTGFVHGDPHPGNIFIRKGQDNKAQIVLLDHGLYEYLPENTRISLCNFWESMILKNTHALNVYGKELNVEDPILLAEILTQAPYSLSSFLTTEKGKKLKEHMIQQAQEHFDRITATLRTMPKTMMLIIRNLNTIRAIIQDHGSMVDRYRIMAQIAVRGKYKVTNLSVSKYIKGTMYKAKFETYLWIRYQTNCGTCSSSIFAIIFCYLIK; from the exons ATGTTACGTTATAACTTATTAAGTATTACAAAACAAGTAAATTAttcatcaaagaaaaaagtaattaaatatactaGTACAG GATTGCTGTTACTAGGCACTAGTTATACACTTTTTCATCCAAATAAAAGGAGATCATTACAATCTAAAATTGCGAGTCTAACTAGATTTGGAAGATCACTTATAATAGGATTAACAGTATCTTTAGATTATTGGGTAGCTCCATTAATGGGATATACAGAATCTGAAATTCATCAGCGATCAGCACATCGTATTGTACAAGGTTGTTTGCAAAATGGAGGAATATATATCAAACTCGGACAAGGCTTGGCAGCTGTTAATCATATCCTTCCTAAAGAGTATGTTAATTCTTTAGAAATTTTACAG gATAAATGTTTAACGCgcgatgaaaatgaattacaagaaatatttctacaaGAATTTGGAAAAAGTCCTAAGgaagtatttcataagattgATGAGCATCCTATTGCAGCTGCTAGTTTAGCCCAG GTTTATAAAGCAGAAACTATGGATGGTAAATCTGTAGCTGTTAAAGTACAATATATTGATCTTAAAGATAGATTTTATTCTGACATGagaacattaaattatttgctAAAAATCATTACAATTATGCAtccaaaatttaatttacattggGTAGTGGAT gAGCTTTTTGAAACTTTATCACAAGAATTAGATTttgaaatagaaggaaaaaattcagAGAAATGTGCAAAAGATCTAAAACAGCAtgattatgtacatatacctAAAGTTTATTGGGATCTCAGTACAAAG agaaTCCTTACAACTGAATGGATCGATggcattaaaataaataatgtgaaagaattaaaaaataaaggactAAACATGTATGATATAGACACGAAACTAATTACTTTAATGGcagaacaaatttttcatacaGGATTTGTTCATGGTGATCCTCATCCTGGGAATA TTTTTATTAGGAAGGGACAGGACAATAAAGCGCAAATAGTTCTATTAGATCATggattatatgaatatttgcCAGAGAATACAAGAATTAGCTTATGTAATTTCTGGGAATCtatgattttgaaaaatactCATGCTTTGAATGTATATGGTAAAGAATTGAATGTGGAGG ATCCCATTCTTCTAGCTGAAATATTAACTCAAGCACCATATTCATTATCTTCGTTTTTAACAactgaaaaaggaaaaaaattgaaagaacatATGATTCAACAAGCACAAGAGCATTTTGATAGAATTACAGCAACATTAAGAACAATGCCCAAAACTATGATGTTGATTATTAG gaATTTAAATACTATACGTGCTATCATACAAGATCATGGAAGTATGGTAGATCGATATAGGATAATGGCACAGATTGCTGTACGTGGAAAATATAAAGTTACAAATCTATCAgttagtaaatatattaaagggACAATGTACAAGGCAAAATTTGAAACATATTTATG GATACGATACCAAACAAATTGTGGAACTTGTAGCAGCTCAATATTcgcaataattttttgttatttaattaaataa
- the LOC124947426 gene encoding uncharacterized aarF domain-containing protein kinase 5 isoform X5 codes for MLRYNLLSITKQVNYSSKKKVIKYTSTGLLLLGTSYTLFHPNKRRSLQSKIASLTRFGRSLIIGLTVSLDYWVAPLMGYTESEIHQRSAHRIVQGCLQNGGIYIKLGQGLAAVNHILPKEYVNSLEILQDKCLTRDENELQEIFLQEFGKSPKEVFHKIDEHPIAAASLAQRILTTEWIDGIKINNVKELKNKGLNMYDIDTKLITLMAEQIFHTGFVHGDPHPGNIFIRKGQDNKAQIVLLDHGLYEYLPENTRISLCNFWESMILKNTHALNVYGKELNVEDPILLAEILTQAPYSLSSFLTTEKGKKLKEHMIQQAQEHFDRITATLRTMPKTMMLIIRNLNTIRAIIQDHGSMVDRYRIMAQIAVRGKYKVTNLSVSKYIKGTMYKAKFETYLWLYSFAQWLLKTYLNFLWLIGYDTKQIVELVAAQYSQ; via the exons ATGTTACGTTATAACTTATTAAGTATTACAAAACAAGTAAATTAttcatcaaagaaaaaagtaattaaatatactaGTACAG GATTGCTGTTACTAGGCACTAGTTATACACTTTTTCATCCAAATAAAAGGAGATCATTACAATCTAAAATTGCGAGTCTAACTAGATTTGGAAGATCACTTATAATAGGATTAACAGTATCTTTAGATTATTGGGTAGCTCCATTAATGGGATATACAGAATCTGAAATTCATCAGCGATCAGCACATCGTATTGTACAAGGTTGTTTGCAAAATGGAGGAATATATATCAAACTCGGACAAGGCTTGGCAGCTGTTAATCATATCCTTCCTAAAGAGTATGTTAATTCTTTAGAAATTTTACAG gATAAATGTTTAACGCgcgatgaaaatgaattacaagaaatatttctacaaGAATTTGGAAAAAGTCCTAAGgaagtatttcataagattgATGAGCATCCTATTGCAGCTGCTAGTTTAGCCCAG agaaTCCTTACAACTGAATGGATCGATggcattaaaataaataatgtgaaagaattaaaaaataaaggactAAACATGTATGATATAGACACGAAACTAATTACTTTAATGGcagaacaaatttttcatacaGGATTTGTTCATGGTGATCCTCATCCTGGGAATA TTTTTATTAGGAAGGGACAGGACAATAAAGCGCAAATAGTTCTATTAGATCATggattatatgaatatttgcCAGAGAATACAAGAATTAGCTTATGTAATTTCTGGGAATCtatgattttgaaaaatactCATGCTTTGAATGTATATGGTAAAGAATTGAATGTGGAGG ATCCCATTCTTCTAGCTGAAATATTAACTCAAGCACCATATTCATTATCTTCGTTTTTAACAactgaaaaaggaaaaaaattgaaagaacatATGATTCAACAAGCACAAGAGCATTTTGATAGAATTACAGCAACATTAAGAACAATGCCCAAAACTATGATGTTGATTATTAG gaATTTAAATACTATACGTGCTATCATACAAGATCATGGAAGTATGGTAGATCGATATAGGATAATGGCACAGATTGCTGTACGTGGAAAATATAAAGTTACAAATCTATCAgttagtaaatatattaaagggACAATGTACAAGGCAAAATTTGAAACATATTTATG gTTATACAGTTTCGCTCAATGGTTACTTAAaacttatttaaattttttgtgGTTAATAGGATACGATACCAAACAAATTGTGGAACTTGTAGCAGCTCAATATTcgcaataa
- the LOC124947426 gene encoding uncharacterized aarF domain-containing protein kinase 5 isoform X2 — protein sequence MLRYNLLSITKQVNYSSKKKVIKYTSTGLLLLGTSYTLFHPNKRRSLQSKIASLTRFGRSLIIGLTVSLDYWVAPLMGYTESEIHQRSAHRIVQGCLQNGGIYIKLGQGLAAVNHILPKEYVNSLEILQDKCLTRDENELQEIFLQEFGKSPKEVFHKIDEHPIAAASLAQVYKAETMDGKSVAVKVQYIDLKDRFYSDMRTLNYLLKIITIMHPKFNLHWVVDELFETLSQELDFEIEGKNSEKCAKDLKQHDYVHIPKVYWDLSTKRILTTEWIDGIKINNVKELKNKGLNMYDIDTKLITLMAEQIFHTGFVHGDPHPGNIFIRKGQDNKAQIVLLDHGLYEYLPENTRISLCNFWESMILKNTHALNVYGKELNVEAEILTQAPYSLSSFLTTEKGKKLKEHMIQQAQEHFDRITATLRTMPKTMMLIIRNLNTIRAIIQDHGSMVDRYRIMAQIAVRGKYKVTNLSVSKYIKGTMYKAKFETYLWLYSFAQWLLKTYLNFLWLIGYDTKQIVELVAAQYSQ from the exons ATGTTACGTTATAACTTATTAAGTATTACAAAACAAGTAAATTAttcatcaaagaaaaaagtaattaaatatactaGTACAG GATTGCTGTTACTAGGCACTAGTTATACACTTTTTCATCCAAATAAAAGGAGATCATTACAATCTAAAATTGCGAGTCTAACTAGATTTGGAAGATCACTTATAATAGGATTAACAGTATCTTTAGATTATTGGGTAGCTCCATTAATGGGATATACAGAATCTGAAATTCATCAGCGATCAGCACATCGTATTGTACAAGGTTGTTTGCAAAATGGAGGAATATATATCAAACTCGGACAAGGCTTGGCAGCTGTTAATCATATCCTTCCTAAAGAGTATGTTAATTCTTTAGAAATTTTACAG gATAAATGTTTAACGCgcgatgaaaatgaattacaagaaatatttctacaaGAATTTGGAAAAAGTCCTAAGgaagtatttcataagattgATGAGCATCCTATTGCAGCTGCTAGTTTAGCCCAG GTTTATAAAGCAGAAACTATGGATGGTAAATCTGTAGCTGTTAAAGTACAATATATTGATCTTAAAGATAGATTTTATTCTGACATGagaacattaaattatttgctAAAAATCATTACAATTATGCAtccaaaatttaatttacattggGTAGTGGAT gAGCTTTTTGAAACTTTATCACAAGAATTAGATTttgaaatagaaggaaaaaattcagAGAAATGTGCAAAAGATCTAAAACAGCAtgattatgtacatatacctAAAGTTTATTGGGATCTCAGTACAAAG agaaTCCTTACAACTGAATGGATCGATggcattaaaataaataatgtgaaagaattaaaaaataaaggactAAACATGTATGATATAGACACGAAACTAATTACTTTAATGGcagaacaaatttttcatacaGGATTTGTTCATGGTGATCCTCATCCTGGGAATA TTTTTATTAGGAAGGGACAGGACAATAAAGCGCAAATAGTTCTATTAGATCATggattatatgaatatttgcCAGAGAATACAAGAATTAGCTTATGTAATTTCTGGGAATCtatgattttgaaaaatactCATGCTTTGAATGTATATGGTAAAGAATTGAATGTGGAGG CTGAAATATTAACTCAAGCACCATATTCATTATCTTCGTTTTTAACAactgaaaaaggaaaaaaattgaaagaacatATGATTCAACAAGCACAAGAGCATTTTGATAGAATTACAGCAACATTAAGAACAATGCCCAAAACTATGATGTTGATTATTAG gaATTTAAATACTATACGTGCTATCATACAAGATCATGGAAGTATGGTAGATCGATATAGGATAATGGCACAGATTGCTGTACGTGGAAAATATAAAGTTACAAATCTATCAgttagtaaatatattaaagggACAATGTACAAGGCAAAATTTGAAACATATTTATG gTTATACAGTTTCGCTCAATGGTTACTTAAaacttatttaaattttttgtgGTTAATAGGATACGATACCAAACAAATTGTGGAACTTGTAGCAGCTCAATATTcgcaataa
- the LOC124947426 gene encoding uncharacterized aarF domain-containing protein kinase 5 isoform X1 gives MLRYNLLSITKQVNYSSKKKVIKYTSTGLLLLGTSYTLFHPNKRRSLQSKIASLTRFGRSLIIGLTVSLDYWVAPLMGYTESEIHQRSAHRIVQGCLQNGGIYIKLGQGLAAVNHILPKEYVNSLEILQDKCLTRDENELQEIFLQEFGKSPKEVFHKIDEHPIAAASLAQVYKAETMDGKSVAVKVQYIDLKDRFYSDMRTLNYLLKIITIMHPKFNLHWVVDELFETLSQELDFEIEGKNSEKCAKDLKQHDYVHIPKVYWDLSTKRILTTEWIDGIKINNVKELKNKGLNMYDIDTKLITLMAEQIFHTGFVHGDPHPGNIFIRKGQDNKAQIVLLDHGLYEYLPENTRISLCNFWESMILKNTHALNVYGKELNVEDPILLAEILTQAPYSLSSFLTTEKGKKLKEHMIQQAQEHFDRITATLRTMPKTMMLIIRNLNTIRAIIQDHGSMVDRYRIMAQIAVRGKYKVTNLSVSKYIKGTMYKAKFETYLWLYSFAQWLLKTYLNFLWLIGYDTKQIVELVAAQYSQ, from the exons ATGTTACGTTATAACTTATTAAGTATTACAAAACAAGTAAATTAttcatcaaagaaaaaagtaattaaatatactaGTACAG GATTGCTGTTACTAGGCACTAGTTATACACTTTTTCATCCAAATAAAAGGAGATCATTACAATCTAAAATTGCGAGTCTAACTAGATTTGGAAGATCACTTATAATAGGATTAACAGTATCTTTAGATTATTGGGTAGCTCCATTAATGGGATATACAGAATCTGAAATTCATCAGCGATCAGCACATCGTATTGTACAAGGTTGTTTGCAAAATGGAGGAATATATATCAAACTCGGACAAGGCTTGGCAGCTGTTAATCATATCCTTCCTAAAGAGTATGTTAATTCTTTAGAAATTTTACAG gATAAATGTTTAACGCgcgatgaaaatgaattacaagaaatatttctacaaGAATTTGGAAAAAGTCCTAAGgaagtatttcataagattgATGAGCATCCTATTGCAGCTGCTAGTTTAGCCCAG GTTTATAAAGCAGAAACTATGGATGGTAAATCTGTAGCTGTTAAAGTACAATATATTGATCTTAAAGATAGATTTTATTCTGACATGagaacattaaattatttgctAAAAATCATTACAATTATGCAtccaaaatttaatttacattggGTAGTGGAT gAGCTTTTTGAAACTTTATCACAAGAATTAGATTttgaaatagaaggaaaaaattcagAGAAATGTGCAAAAGATCTAAAACAGCAtgattatgtacatatacctAAAGTTTATTGGGATCTCAGTACAAAG agaaTCCTTACAACTGAATGGATCGATggcattaaaataaataatgtgaaagaattaaaaaataaaggactAAACATGTATGATATAGACACGAAACTAATTACTTTAATGGcagaacaaatttttcatacaGGATTTGTTCATGGTGATCCTCATCCTGGGAATA TTTTTATTAGGAAGGGACAGGACAATAAAGCGCAAATAGTTCTATTAGATCATggattatatgaatatttgcCAGAGAATACAAGAATTAGCTTATGTAATTTCTGGGAATCtatgattttgaaaaatactCATGCTTTGAATGTATATGGTAAAGAATTGAATGTGGAGG ATCCCATTCTTCTAGCTGAAATATTAACTCAAGCACCATATTCATTATCTTCGTTTTTAACAactgaaaaaggaaaaaaattgaaagaacatATGATTCAACAAGCACAAGAGCATTTTGATAGAATTACAGCAACATTAAGAACAATGCCCAAAACTATGATGTTGATTATTAG gaATTTAAATACTATACGTGCTATCATACAAGATCATGGAAGTATGGTAGATCGATATAGGATAATGGCACAGATTGCTGTACGTGGAAAATATAAAGTTACAAATCTATCAgttagtaaatatattaaagggACAATGTACAAGGCAAAATTTGAAACATATTTATG gTTATACAGTTTCGCTCAATGGTTACTTAAaacttatttaaattttttgtgGTTAATAGGATACGATACCAAACAAATTGTGGAACTTGTAGCAGCTCAATATTcgcaataa
- the LOC124947426 gene encoding uncharacterized aarF domain-containing protein kinase 5 isoform X4 — MGYTESEIHQRSAHRIVQGCLQNGGIYIKLGQGLAAVNHILPKEYVNSLEILQDKCLTRDENELQEIFLQEFGKSPKEVFHKIDEHPIAAASLAQVYKAETMDGKSVAVKVQYIDLKDRFYSDMRTLNYLLKIITIMHPKFNLHWVVDELFETLSQELDFEIEGKNSEKCAKDLKQHDYVHIPKVYWDLSTKRILTTEWIDGIKINNVKELKNKGLNMYDIDTKLITLMAEQIFHTGFVHGDPHPGNIFIRKGQDNKAQIVLLDHGLYEYLPENTRISLCNFWESMILKNTHALNVYGKELNVEDPILLAEILTQAPYSLSSFLTTEKGKKLKEHMIQQAQEHFDRITATLRTMPKTMMLIIRNLNTIRAIIQDHGSMVDRYRIMAQIAVRGKYKVTNLSVSKYIKGTMYKAKFETYLWLYSFAQWLLKTYLNFLWLIGYDTKQIVELVAAQYSQ, encoded by the exons ATGGGATATACAGAATCTGAAATTCATCAGCGATCAGCACATCGTATTGTACAAGGTTGTTTGCAAAATGGAGGAATATATATCAAACTCGGACAAGGCTTGGCAGCTGTTAATCATATCCTTCCTAAAGAGTATGTTAATTCTTTAGAAATTTTACAG gATAAATGTTTAACGCgcgatgaaaatgaattacaagaaatatttctacaaGAATTTGGAAAAAGTCCTAAGgaagtatttcataagattgATGAGCATCCTATTGCAGCTGCTAGTTTAGCCCAG GTTTATAAAGCAGAAACTATGGATGGTAAATCTGTAGCTGTTAAAGTACAATATATTGATCTTAAAGATAGATTTTATTCTGACATGagaacattaaattatttgctAAAAATCATTACAATTATGCAtccaaaatttaatttacattggGTAGTGGAT gAGCTTTTTGAAACTTTATCACAAGAATTAGATTttgaaatagaaggaaaaaattcagAGAAATGTGCAAAAGATCTAAAACAGCAtgattatgtacatatacctAAAGTTTATTGGGATCTCAGTACAAAG agaaTCCTTACAACTGAATGGATCGATggcattaaaataaataatgtgaaagaattaaaaaataaaggactAAACATGTATGATATAGACACGAAACTAATTACTTTAATGGcagaacaaatttttcatacaGGATTTGTTCATGGTGATCCTCATCCTGGGAATA TTTTTATTAGGAAGGGACAGGACAATAAAGCGCAAATAGTTCTATTAGATCATggattatatgaatatttgcCAGAGAATACAAGAATTAGCTTATGTAATTTCTGGGAATCtatgattttgaaaaatactCATGCTTTGAATGTATATGGTAAAGAATTGAATGTGGAGG ATCCCATTCTTCTAGCTGAAATATTAACTCAAGCACCATATTCATTATCTTCGTTTTTAACAactgaaaaaggaaaaaaattgaaagaacatATGATTCAACAAGCACAAGAGCATTTTGATAGAATTACAGCAACATTAAGAACAATGCCCAAAACTATGATGTTGATTATTAG gaATTTAAATACTATACGTGCTATCATACAAGATCATGGAAGTATGGTAGATCGATATAGGATAATGGCACAGATTGCTGTACGTGGAAAATATAAAGTTACAAATCTATCAgttagtaaatatattaaagggACAATGTACAAGGCAAAATTTGAAACATATTTATG gTTATACAGTTTCGCTCAATGGTTACTTAAaacttatttaaattttttgtgGTTAATAGGATACGATACCAAACAAATTGTGGAACTTGTAGCAGCTCAATATTcgcaataa
- the LOC124947431 gene encoding uncharacterized protein F13E9.13, mitochondrial isoform X1 has product MLRFRKLFPKKSCSIIGMIHVGALPGTPKYNGNMREIIKNALREAMIYKDCQVDGIIVENMHDVPYVKSKDISSEITAMMTRICIEIRKLMPESIACGTQILAGCNKEALAVAKAADFNFIRSEGYIFSHVADEGFMDGCSGNLLRYRKYIDANNILIFADIKKKHSSHAITSDINISETVKAAEFFLVDGVILTGCATGDPADVQELNEVKKVAKGPVLVGSGVSIDNIDHYMSSDAVIIGTNFKINGNWENAVAKEKVDDFMRKLEKIQRQKY; this is encoded by the exons ATGTTAAGATTTCGTAaattatttccaaaaaaatCATGTTCCATTATAGGAATGATACATGTTGGTGCATTACCTG gtaCTCCtaaatataatggaaatatgagagaaataataaaaaatgcattGAGGGAAGCAATGATTTATAAAGATTGTCAAGTg GATGGTATTATTGTAGAAAACATGCATGATGTTCCATATGTTAAATCTAAAGACATATCATCTGAAATTACAGCCATGATGACAAGAATTTGTATTGAAATAAGGAAATTAATGCCTGAAAGCATAGCTTGTGGCACACAG ATTTTAGCAGGTTGTAATAAAGAAGCATTAGCTGTTGCAAAGGCTgctgattttaattttatcagaaGCGAAggttatattttttcacatGTTGCTGATGAAGGTTTTATGGATGGTTGTTCAGGAAATCTTCTTCGTTATAGGAAATATATTGACgcaaataatattcttatttttgcagatatcaaaaagaaacatag TTCACATGCAATAACATCAGATATCAACATATCAGAAACAGTCAAAGCTGCAGAATTCTTTTTAGTCGATGGAGTTATATTAACAGGTTGTGCAACTGGGGATCCTGCAGATGTACAAGAATTGAATG AAGTTAAAAAAGTGGCAAAAGGACCTGTTCTTGTTGGATCTGGAGTTTCTATTGATAACATAGATCATTATATGTCTTCAGACGCGGTAATAATTGGAACAAATTTTAAGATAAATGGAAACTGGGAAAATGCAGTTGCTAAAGAAAAAGTTGATGACTTCAtgagaaaattagaaaagatacAAAGGCAAAAGTATTAa
- the LOC124947431 gene encoding uncharacterized protein F13E9.13, mitochondrial isoform X2, which yields MLRFRKLFPKKSCSIIGMIHVGALPGTPKYNGNMREIIKNALREAMIYKDCQVDGIIVENMHDVPYVKSKDISSEITAMMTRICIEIRKLMPESIACGTQILAGCNKEALAVAKAADFNFIRSEGYIFSHVADEGFMDGCSGNLLRYRKYIDANNILIFADIKKKHSSHAITSDINISETVKAAEFFLVDGVILTGCATGDPADVQELNDAVIIGTNFKINGNWENAVAKEKVDDFMRKLEKIQRQKY from the exons ATGTTAAGATTTCGTAaattatttccaaaaaaatCATGTTCCATTATAGGAATGATACATGTTGGTGCATTACCTG gtaCTCCtaaatataatggaaatatgagagaaataataaaaaatgcattGAGGGAAGCAATGATTTATAAAGATTGTCAAGTg GATGGTATTATTGTAGAAAACATGCATGATGTTCCATATGTTAAATCTAAAGACATATCATCTGAAATTACAGCCATGATGACAAGAATTTGTATTGAAATAAGGAAATTAATGCCTGAAAGCATAGCTTGTGGCACACAG ATTTTAGCAGGTTGTAATAAAGAAGCATTAGCTGTTGCAAAGGCTgctgattttaattttatcagaaGCGAAggttatattttttcacatGTTGCTGATGAAGGTTTTATGGATGGTTGTTCAGGAAATCTTCTTCGTTATAGGAAATATATTGACgcaaataatattcttatttttgcagatatcaaaaagaaacatag TTCACATGCAATAACATCAGATATCAACATATCAGAAACAGTCAAAGCTGCAGAATTCTTTTTAGTCGATGGAGTTATATTAACAGGTTGTGCAACTGGGGATCCTGCAGATGTACAAGAATTGAATG ACGCGGTAATAATTGGAACAAATTTTAAGATAAATGGAAACTGGGAAAATGCAGTTGCTAAAGAAAAAGTTGATGACTTCAtgagaaaattagaaaagatacAAAGGCAAAAGTATTAa